The following coding sequences lie in one Corticium candelabrum chromosome 10, ooCorCand1.1, whole genome shotgun sequence genomic window:
- the LOC134186256 gene encoding collagen triple helix repeat-containing protein 1-like encodes MGPKGMKGVDGIKGSKGEQGKESKVNWKQCVWDRRDVKDSGVIQECRFTKRSENSALRVAYAGNLRVYCGSHSTCCSRWYFTFNGGECSGPMTIEGLVYSNRRGDDVHRHRQIEGYCENIPAGQIKVAFHIGKCARQSSTTYDGETGWASTSRIIIEETAPAQQ; translated from the exons ATGGGACCGAAGGGAATGAAAGGAGTCGATGGAATTAAAGGTTCTAAAGGAGAACAAGGAAAGGAAAGTAAGGTCAACTGGAAGCAATGTGTGTGGGATAGGCGAGACGTCAAAGACAGTGGAGTTATTCAG GAATGCAGATTTACGAAACGATCAGAAAATTCGGCATTGCGTGTAGCGTATGCTGGAAACTTAAGAGTTTACTGTGGCAGTCACTCTACTTGTTGTTCCCGttggtattttacattcaatggAGGTGAATGTTCTGGTCCCATGACCATCGAGGGTCTTGTGTATTCGAACAGACGGGGAGACGATGTTCAtcgtcacagacagattgagggataTTGTGAGAACATACCAGCAGGGCAAATCAAAGTTGCATTTCACATTGGAAAATGCGCCAGACAAAGCAGTACAACATACGACGGCGAAACAGGATGGGCTTCTACATCTCGCATTATAATCGAGGAGACTGCCCCTGCACAGCAATAA